One genomic window of Nakamurella panacisegetis includes the following:
- a CDS encoding LuxR C-terminal-related transcriptional regulator yields MATSTERDVAEFVEACDRGLDEASMFAETSRRLRKLVPFDGAAWFATDPATVLAVNPVRIENVEDGHCSTYWGRECNVEDTMLFRDLARSERNVQTLYDATGSNPVRSTRYREFLQPQGYRDELRAALRVGESTWGVIDLFRERHRPVFTAAEVALVRALAPTMATALRTLAGVRAAAPAVSAAGPGTALFDASGTLLSLDEAAEQLFEEVAGPTWATHPLPMTPIYATVARAAAVRAGRDRGPAAVRVRALSGRWIAVHASCLRGADDRPAPTALTIEPAKSAQIAPIIVEAYRLTPREQEITRAVARGLSNAEIAADLFLSPHTVRDHLKAIFGKIGVTSRGELVAKLFADHYGPAVHTAGYLEHVQVG; encoded by the coding sequence GTGGCCACTTCCACCGAGCGTGACGTCGCGGAATTCGTCGAGGCCTGCGACCGCGGACTCGACGAGGCGTCGATGTTCGCCGAGACGTCCCGTCGCCTGCGCAAACTGGTCCCGTTCGACGGCGCCGCCTGGTTCGCCACCGACCCGGCCACCGTGCTCGCGGTGAATCCGGTCCGCATCGAGAACGTCGAGGACGGTCATTGCTCGACGTACTGGGGACGGGAGTGCAACGTCGAGGACACCATGCTGTTCCGCGACCTCGCCCGCAGCGAGCGGAACGTCCAGACCCTGTACGACGCGACGGGCTCCAACCCGGTCCGCAGCACGCGGTACCGAGAGTTCCTGCAACCGCAGGGATATCGCGACGAGCTGCGCGCCGCGCTGCGGGTCGGCGAATCCACCTGGGGGGTGATCGACCTGTTCCGGGAACGCCACCGCCCGGTGTTCACCGCCGCCGAGGTGGCTCTGGTCCGCGCTCTGGCTCCGACAATGGCCACGGCGCTGCGCACCCTGGCCGGTGTCCGGGCGGCGGCGCCGGCGGTCTCGGCGGCCGGACCCGGAACCGCGCTGTTCGACGCGTCGGGGACGTTGCTCTCGCTGGACGAGGCGGCCGAGCAGCTGTTCGAGGAGGTGGCCGGCCCGACGTGGGCGACCCACCCGCTGCCCATGACACCGATCTACGCCACGGTGGCCCGGGCGGCCGCGGTCCGGGCGGGCCGCGATCGCGGGCCGGCGGCGGTGCGGGTGCGGGCGTTGTCGGGCCGGTGGATCGCCGTGCACGCGTCGTGTCTACGTGGGGCCGACGACCGTCCGGCTCCGACCGCCCTGACCATCGAGCCGGCGAAGTCGGCGCAGATCGCCCCGATCATCGTCGAGGCGTACCGGCTCACCCCGCGCGAACAGGAGATCACCCGGGCCGTGGCCCGCGGCCTGTCCAATGCGGAGATCGCGGCCGATCTGTTCCTGTCCCCGCACACGGTCCGCGACCACCTCAAGGCCATCTTCGGCAAGATCGGGGTGACCAGCCGGGGTGAGTTGGTGGCCAAGCTGTTCGCCGACCACTACGGTCCGGCTGTGCACACCGCCGGGTACCTCGAACACGTCCAGGTCGGTTGA
- a CDS encoding class I SAM-dependent methyltransferase — translation MTETMRTSRTESDRALKAKHRAMWALGDYPAVATEVIGELGTILVAACEVGPGDHVLDIAAGSGNAAIPAALTGADVVASDLTPELFADGRARAAARGADVEWMEADAEDLPFADARFDVVLSCVGIMFAPHHQDAADELVRVCRPGGRIGLISWTPEGFIGQMFATMKPFAPAPPPGAQPPPLWGNVDHVRGLLGERVTDVTARRQTVRVDRFATPEAWLEYFKAKYGPTIAVYRSLAAEPGRVADLDRALLTFAAGFAGDGGAMEWEYLLLTARRT, via the coding sequence ATGACCGAGACCATGAGAACCAGCCGGACCGAATCCGACCGGGCACTGAAGGCGAAGCACCGGGCCATGTGGGCGCTGGGCGACTACCCTGCGGTCGCCACCGAGGTGATCGGCGAGCTGGGCACGATCCTGGTCGCCGCTTGCGAGGTCGGTCCGGGTGACCACGTCCTGGACATCGCGGCCGGGTCCGGCAACGCGGCGATCCCGGCCGCGCTGACCGGCGCGGATGTGGTGGCCTCGGACCTGACCCCGGAGTTGTTCGCCGACGGCCGGGCCCGTGCCGCCGCGCGCGGCGCCGACGTCGAATGGATGGAGGCCGATGCCGAGGATCTGCCCTTCGCCGACGCCCGGTTCGACGTGGTGCTGTCCTGCGTGGGGATCATGTTCGCCCCGCACCACCAGGACGCGGCCGACGAGTTGGTCCGGGTGTGCCGGCCCGGTGGACGCATCGGGCTGATCAGTTGGACCCCGGAGGGCTTCATCGGCCAGATGTTCGCCACGATGAAGCCGTTCGCCCCGGCGCCCCCGCCCGGCGCGCAACCGCCGCCCCTGTGGGGGAACGTCGACCACGTCCGGGGGTTGCTGGGGGAACGGGTCACCGACGTGACCGCGCGTCGGCAGACGGTCAGGGTCGACCGGTTTGCCACCCCCGAGGCCTGGCTGGAGTATTTCAAGGCCAAGTACGGGCCCACCATCGCGGTCTACCGGAGCCTGGCCGCCGAACCGGGCCGGGTGGCCGATCTGGATCGCGCCTTGCTCACGTTCGCCGCCGGGTTCGCCGGCGACGGGGGTGCCATGGAGTGGGAGTACCTGTTGCTCACCGCCCGGCGGACGTGA
- a CDS encoding BTAD domain-containing putative transcriptional regulator, whose translation MQFRILGPLEVTADETPVAVGGPKPRALLAALLVAPRTIVSADRLTQVLWGDDPPPEALNALRAYVSRLRAALRDPARLVYRTPGYALEVTDDEVDAAQFVRLLGIARGHAATGEYERVVEVLDEALALWRGDVLAEFADLDFAVSEIVRLDELRLVAVEERIEALLQLDRDVEVVTELDGLVRRFPVRERLTAQLMRALYRTGRQSDALDAYRRLRARLVEDLGVEPSPQTQEVHRQVLVHDRALAPSRAPTGGNLPRRPTSFVGRDTELARLGQAVSGGPLVTLTGVGGVGKSRLAVEVAAHHRADFPDGVWLCELAPLAETSPVGQAVAAALGVQQREGRSMEQTVIEYLRARSMLLVLDNCEHVLPAAARLVAEVVAHCPGVVVLATSREALGVEGEQVWPVPPLSVDAAAVLFVHRARSSRPGFDPGRELGSAVLEICRRLDGLPLAIELAAARMRMMTAAEVAQRLDDSRLLTGGPRTVQPRHQSLTAAIDWSYRLLTDAEQRLFARMSVFASGADLAAVRAVCSEPDHDDDGALDRLTGLVDKSMVAATATTGGTRYLMLATLRSFGRQRLRERGEDLVLARRHATYFTELAEAAAAGVQGPDERAWVDRTLPERDNLRVAFDQLVADHDPELALRLVTSLAEVLHLRVGYESAIWAEHALQIAPIDHPLFVVAAGVAARGAWNRGDFAGARHLAARAGDRSPARGTARIAYPADVLADVALYEGDLDFPLRHWTAEVATARRCDDPLRLVWTLYYVAVCHAVRREPWLGVAAALESVQVADQTGNPTARSMARYALGLVRKKTDPEVALALLDEAAALAAQVRNFWWHGIAMMEAAATRAVHGDPAEAARALVDVLDHWDRTGDRTQQWLNLRYVARLLVRIGAHAQAAILHRSLVAAGRPSPVRLDLDAPPGPVLDLDGAVGVARSTLSQWAATA comes from the coding sequence GTGCAGTTCCGGATCCTGGGTCCGCTGGAAGTCACCGCCGACGAGACGCCGGTCGCCGTCGGCGGTCCGAAGCCGCGTGCGCTGCTGGCGGCGTTGCTCGTGGCTCCCCGCACAATCGTCTCGGCCGACCGGTTGACGCAGGTCCTGTGGGGTGACGACCCGCCTCCCGAGGCCCTGAATGCGCTGCGCGCCTATGTTTCTCGACTGCGAGCGGCTCTTCGTGACCCGGCCCGCCTGGTCTACCGGACGCCGGGGTACGCGCTCGAGGTGACCGACGACGAGGTGGATGCCGCCCAGTTCGTCCGCCTGCTCGGCATAGCTCGTGGCCACGCGGCAACGGGTGAGTACGAACGCGTCGTCGAGGTGCTCGACGAGGCGCTGGCGCTGTGGCGGGGTGACGTGCTGGCGGAATTCGCCGACCTCGACTTCGCGGTCAGCGAGATCGTCCGGCTCGACGAACTGCGCCTGGTGGCCGTGGAGGAGCGGATCGAGGCGCTGCTGCAGCTGGACCGGGACGTCGAGGTGGTCACCGAACTCGATGGCCTGGTCCGACGGTTCCCGGTGCGGGAACGGCTCACGGCCCAGCTGATGCGAGCGCTGTATCGCACCGGACGACAGTCGGACGCGCTGGACGCCTACCGGCGGCTGCGGGCCCGGTTGGTCGAGGACCTCGGCGTGGAGCCGTCACCGCAGACCCAGGAAGTGCACCGGCAGGTGCTCGTCCACGACCGGGCACTCGCGCCGTCCCGCGCCCCGACCGGCGGCAATCTCCCGCGTCGACCGACCAGCTTCGTCGGGCGGGACACCGAACTGGCACGGTTGGGTCAGGCCGTCTCCGGAGGGCCCCTGGTGACCCTGACCGGGGTGGGCGGGGTCGGCAAATCGCGCCTGGCGGTGGAGGTCGCCGCACACCATCGAGCCGACTTCCCGGACGGGGTGTGGCTCTGCGAGCTGGCCCCGCTGGCCGAGACCAGCCCGGTCGGCCAGGCCGTCGCCGCCGCGTTGGGGGTACAGCAGCGGGAGGGCCGGTCGATGGAGCAGACCGTCATCGAGTACTTGCGCGCCCGGTCGATGCTGCTCGTCCTGGACAACTGCGAGCACGTCCTGCCGGCCGCGGCCCGGCTGGTGGCCGAGGTGGTGGCGCACTGCCCTGGAGTCGTCGTGCTCGCCACCAGCCGGGAGGCCCTGGGCGTCGAGGGGGAACAGGTGTGGCCGGTGCCGCCGCTGTCGGTCGACGCCGCGGCGGTGCTGTTCGTGCACCGGGCGCGCAGCAGCCGGCCCGGCTTCGACCCTGGTCGGGAACTCGGGAGCGCCGTCCTGGAGATCTGCCGGCGGCTCGACGGCCTCCCGTTGGCCATCGAACTGGCGGCGGCGCGGATGCGGATGATGACCGCCGCCGAGGTCGCCCAGCGGCTCGACGACAGTCGTCTGCTGACTGGCGGCCCGCGCACCGTCCAGCCCCGGCACCAGAGTCTCACCGCGGCCATCGATTGGTCCTACCGGTTGCTGACCGACGCCGAGCAGCGCCTGTTCGCCCGCATGTCGGTGTTCGCCAGCGGTGCGGATCTGGCCGCGGTGCGGGCGGTCTGCTCCGAGCCGGACCACGACGACGACGGAGCGCTCGACCGGTTGACCGGACTGGTCGACAAGTCCATGGTGGCCGCCACCGCCACCACGGGCGGTACCCGCTACCTAATGCTGGCCACCCTGCGCAGCTTCGGCCGGCAGCGACTTCGGGAGCGGGGCGAGGATCTGGTGCTGGCCCGTCGGCACGCCACGTACTTCACCGAGTTGGCCGAAGCGGCGGCGGCGGGCGTCCAGGGCCCCGACGAACGCGCGTGGGTCGATCGCACGCTGCCCGAGCGGGACAACCTGCGGGTCGCCTTCGATCAGCTGGTCGCCGACCACGACCCGGAGCTGGCCCTGCGGTTGGTCACCTCGCTGGCCGAGGTACTGCATCTGCGGGTCGGGTACGAGTCGGCGATCTGGGCCGAGCACGCCCTGCAGATCGCACCGATCGATCACCCGCTGTTCGTGGTGGCCGCCGGCGTCGCCGCACGGGGGGCGTGGAACCGGGGTGATTTCGCCGGCGCGCGCCACCTGGCCGCCCGGGCCGGTGACCGATCACCGGCCCGCGGCACCGCGCGGATCGCCTATCCGGCCGACGTACTCGCCGACGTCGCCCTGTACGAGGGCGACCTTGACTTCCCGCTGCGGCACTGGACGGCGGAGGTGGCGACCGCCCGCCGATGTGACGACCCGCTGCGGCTGGTCTGGACCCTCTACTACGTCGCCGTCTGCCACGCCGTACGCCGGGAACCTTGGCTCGGTGTCGCCGCCGCGCTGGAATCGGTGCAGGTGGCGGACCAGACGGGGAATCCAACCGCACGATCGATGGCCCGGTACGCCCTCGGCCTGGTGCGCAAGAAGACCGACCCAGAGGTGGCGCTGGCGCTGCTGGACGAGGCAGCGGCACTGGCCGCTCAGGTGCGGAACTTCTGGTGGCACGGGATCGCCATGATGGAGGCTGCGGCCACCCGGGCCGTGCACGGCGACCCGGCAGAGGCGGCTCGTGCCCTGGTCGACGTCCTCGACCACTGGGACCGCACGGGCGACCGAACCCAGCAGTGGCTCAATCTGCGGTACGTGGCCCGGTTGCTGGTCCGGATCGGGGCCCACGCCCAGGCCGCGATCCTGCACCGCAGCCTGGTGGCCGCGGGCCGGCCATCCCCGGTCCGCCTCGACCTGGACGCGCCGCCCGGCCCGGTGCTGGACCTCGACGGGGCCGTTGGCGTGGCCCGAAGCACCCTGAGCCAGTGGGCCGCGACGGCCTGA
- a CDS encoding LLM class flavin-dependent oxidoreductase has protein sequence MKLAVGLTPLETRRDVVLHVADRAEALGYDAFFVAEGWGHDASVLLAEVALRTSRIQIGTGVLNIWGRSPAQIAMLAATLQEISGGRFVLGLGAGSPALAEGLHDIAFRAPVARLAAVTRQVRALLQGGRMSPAGGGRGLRLALGPSHIPIMLAALGPAAIRVAGALSDSWGPFFLPVSALPDGIRLLRDAATGRTAPAVCPAIPAAVSPDPERAAALASWWIDFYLTKMGPLYANRLRQLGLGLAVDQVLSGADGTPDRLRDELTLCGDGSARAGIDRWYAAGADRPAITLPPDCSVEELDYMLEAFAPLAAPVRNDRAQPVPAPR, from the coding sequence ATGAAACTCGCCGTTGGTCTGACTCCACTGGAAACGCGCCGCGACGTGGTGCTGCACGTCGCGGATCGGGCCGAAGCGCTCGGCTACGACGCGTTCTTCGTGGCCGAGGGGTGGGGGCACGATGCGTCGGTGCTGCTGGCCGAGGTCGCACTCCGGACCAGCCGGATCCAGATCGGCACGGGCGTGCTGAACATCTGGGGCCGCAGTCCGGCCCAGATCGCCATGCTGGCGGCCACCTTGCAGGAGATCTCCGGCGGCCGGTTCGTGCTTGGCCTCGGGGCCGGTAGCCCGGCCCTGGCCGAAGGCCTGCACGACATCGCCTTTCGCGCCCCGGTGGCGCGCCTGGCGGCGGTGACGCGGCAGGTGCGGGCCCTGCTCCAGGGCGGCCGGATGTCACCAGCCGGTGGCGGCCGTGGTCTCCGCCTGGCCCTGGGCCCGTCACACATCCCGATCATGCTGGCCGCCCTCGGCCCGGCCGCGATCCGGGTCGCGGGGGCGCTGTCTGACAGTTGGGGTCCCTTCTTCCTGCCCGTCTCCGCCTTGCCGGACGGGATCCGGCTCCTGCGGGATGCCGCCACCGGCCGCACGGCGCCGGCCGTGTGTCCGGCCATCCCGGCCGCGGTGTCACCCGACCCGGAACGAGCCGCCGCGTTGGCGTCGTGGTGGATCGACTTCTACCTGACCAAGATGGGCCCGCTGTATGCCAACCGACTCCGGCAACTCGGCCTGGGTCTCGCCGTGGATCAGGTCCTGTCCGGAGCCGACGGCACCCCGGACCGGTTGCGCGACGAGCTCACCCTGTGCGGCGACGGGTCCGCGCGAGCCGGGATCGACCGCTGGTACGCCGCGGGCGCCGACCGGCCCGCCATCACGTTGCCCCCGGACTGCAGCGTCGAGGAACTCGACTACATGCTCGAGGCGTTCGCGCCGCTCGCCGCGCCGGTGCGGAACGACCGGGCTCAGCCAGTCCCGGCCCCACGCTGA
- a CDS encoding SRPBCC family protein, with the protein MPHIQGEVLIRRPVEEVFDFVADERNEPTYNPNMIGAEKITPGPIGVDTRFRATVRSGRRPLPMRVRYTAFERPHLLGSTTQMAAAEFSGTLTFDPIPGGTRLRWSWQARPKGAMRLLTPVFVPIGARQERRMWTRLRDNLEADGREQSTLDRYLPDPQVSERHSRLVHAEPSAVQSAIGQLDLTGIPAVRALLVLRGLPGRLRARLRGGAPPIPAPFTVADMAGAGWIPLAPGPQELAFGTVTRPWRIGDEAPLAMDPESFTTFSAPGYAKIAFAIRTEPAGPGWTRVTTETRVCLTDPRSRRRFAAYWAMVGPFSALIRRMILRRIRIQVER; encoded by the coding sequence ATGCCACACATCCAGGGCGAGGTACTCATCCGGCGGCCGGTCGAGGAAGTCTTCGACTTCGTCGCCGACGAGCGGAACGAACCCACGTACAACCCCAACATGATCGGCGCGGAGAAGATCACGCCCGGCCCGATCGGCGTCGACACGCGATTCCGGGCCACCGTGCGATCCGGCCGCCGGCCGCTCCCGATGCGGGTCAGGTACACCGCCTTCGAACGACCACACCTGCTCGGCTCGACCACCCAGATGGCAGCGGCGGAGTTCTCCGGCACCCTGACCTTCGACCCGATCCCGGGTGGCACCCGTCTGCGATGGTCATGGCAGGCCCGGCCGAAGGGTGCGATGCGGCTGCTGACACCGGTTTTCGTCCCGATCGGCGCGCGTCAGGAGCGGCGGATGTGGACCCGGCTGCGCGACAACCTGGAGGCCGACGGGCGGGAGCAGAGCACCCTGGACCGGTACCTGCCGGATCCACAGGTCAGCGAGCGCCACTCCCGCCTGGTGCACGCCGAGCCGAGTGCTGTCCAGTCGGCCATCGGTCAGCTCGACCTGACCGGAATCCCGGCGGTGCGGGCACTCCTGGTCCTGCGCGGCCTCCCGGGACGGCTCCGGGCCCGGTTGAGGGGTGGGGCACCCCCGATACCCGCTCCGTTCACCGTGGCCGACATGGCGGGGGCGGGCTGGATTCCCCTCGCCCCGGGGCCGCAGGAACTCGCGTTCGGCACGGTCACCCGTCCCTGGCGGATCGGTGACGAGGCGCCGCTGGCAATGGATCCGGAGTCGTTCACCACCTTCTCCGCCCCCGGTTACGCCAAGATCGCGTTCGCCATCCGCACCGAACCGGCCGGCCCGGGCTGGACCCGCGTGACGACCGAGACCCGTGTCTGCCTCACCGATCCACGCAGCCGGCGACGCTTCGCCGCGTACTGGGCGATGGTCGGGCCGTTCAGCGCCCTGATCCGGCGGATGATCCTGCGCCGGATCAGGATCCAGGTCGAGCGCTGA
- a CDS encoding NAD(P)H-dependent oxidoreductase, with product MKVLTVYAHHDPKSFCHAVLQRFTAGLQEAGHTNTVIDLYADDFDPVSRDRDVPSYTSGNMPEVSMTRSRAAVVRFGQRRPTTSTGWA from the coding sequence ATGAAGGTACTGACCGTCTACGCGCACCACGATCCGAAATCGTTCTGCCATGCCGTCCTCCAACGCTTCACCGCCGGCCTGCAGGAGGCCGGCCACACCAACACCGTCATCGACCTGTACGCCGACGATTTCGATCCGGTGTCCCGGGACCGGGATGTCCCGAGCTACACGAGCGGCAACATGCCGGAGGTCTCGATGACGAGGTCTCGGGCAGCCGTTGTGCGGTTCGGGCAGCGTCGCCCCACGACTTCGACCGGCTGGGCCTGA
- a CDS encoding nitroreductase/quinone reductase family protein, with the protein MNKRSRANGVTTTGAAEQPWLPPRWVIRFAWKAHRALYAVTRGRVGLWAARSGRSGMMRVTTTGRRSGRERAVILAYLEDGPNLVTLAMNGWGAAEPAWWLNLRAHPAAKVDLADGTRDVVARAATGTERARLWDLWGAVDENLDEYARRRPNETAVVVLEPRPAAD; encoded by the coding sequence ATGAACAAGCGGTCACGGGCGAACGGTGTCACCACGACCGGGGCGGCGGAGCAACCGTGGCTGCCTCCGAGATGGGTCATCCGGTTCGCGTGGAAGGCCCATCGAGCCCTCTACGCGGTGACCCGCGGGCGCGTTGGGCTGTGGGCCGCCCGTTCCGGGCGATCAGGCATGATGCGGGTGACGACCACCGGACGTCGCAGCGGCCGGGAACGGGCAGTGATCCTGGCCTACCTCGAGGACGGCCCGAACCTGGTCACGCTGGCCATGAACGGCTGGGGCGCCGCCGAACCGGCGTGGTGGCTCAATCTCCGGGCCCACCCGGCGGCGAAGGTGGATTTGGCCGACGGGACCCGCGATGTCGTGGCGCGAGCGGCCACCGGGACCGAGCGGGCCCGGTTGTGGGACCTGTGGGGGGCGGTCGACGAGAACCTCGACGAGTACGCCCGGCGCCGGCCCAACGAGACCGCCGTCGTGGTCCTGGAACCTCGCCCGGCGGCCGACTGA